A genomic window from Salvelinus namaycush isolate Seneca chromosome 5, SaNama_1.0, whole genome shotgun sequence includes:
- the LOC120047054 gene encoding protocadherin beta-15-like, with protein sequence MGHKGFSVAVLVCSVSFFLLTLHSAYGDVSYSFPEEMKRGSVIGNIAKDLGLEASRLSSRKARIDTEGNRKRYCDINLSTGDLIVAERIDREGLCGKKGSCVLNQELVLENPLELQRISLHVQDINDNSPQFNEHMIDMEISESASKGARFLLGEAHDADIGPNSVQTYTLERNENFVLIVDSNSVELVLEKELDREQKNDLKLLLTTMDGGTPQRSGTVVIHVTVLDANDNAPVFSQAVYKVSLQENSPLDTVVVTVSATDADEGVNGEMAYDFDHISDEDKTVFSMDRKTGIIKVIGAVDFEDVPLFELRIKAKDGLGLASYAKVIIEITDINDNAPVIYLKSLTNPIPENASPGTEVGIINVQDRDSENNRQVHCSIQQNVPFKLLPSIKNYYSLVTTGELDRELVSDYNITIIATDEGSPPLSSSKSVQLSVADVNDNPPVFEEQSYSAHVTENNQPGSSVCSVTARDPDWRQNGTVIYSLLPGEMNGVPVSSLLSVNGDTGVIHAVRSFDYEQFRSFKVHVVARDNGSPPLSSNVTVSVFITDVNDNSPQILYPAPEGNSFMTELVPKAAHGGSLVSKVIAVDADSGQNAWLSYHIVKSTDPGLFTIGLHSGEIRTQRDISESDSMKQNLIVSVKDNGQPSLSATCAMYLVISDNLAEVPELKDISYDESNSKLTSYLIIALVSVSTFFLTFIIVILAVRFCHHKKPRLLFDGAVAIPSAYLPPNYAEVDGAGTLRSTYNYDAYLTTGSRTSDFKFVSSYNDHTLPADQTLRKIPTDFAEELDDSEGSAENASPGTEVGIINVQDRDSENNRQVRCSIQQNVPFKLVPSIKNYYSLVTTGELDRELVSDYNITIIATDEGSPPLSSQQTLLKKWMTDGSPKTSL encoded by the exons ATGGGGCACAAAGGATTTTCGGTCGCAGTCCTGGTTTGCAgcgtttctttctttcttcttacACTGCACTCCGCCTATGGAGACGTGAGCTATTCTTTTCCCGAGGAGATGAAACGCGGATCTGTTATTGGAAATATAGCCAAGGATCTGGGGTTGGAGGCGAGCAGACTCTCCTCTCGTAAGGCCCGAATTGATACCGAAGGGAACCGCAAACGTTATTGTGACATTAATCTGAGCACCGGAGATCTTATTGTTGCGGAAAGGATTGACAGAGAGGGGCTTTGTGGCAAGAAGGGTTCGTGCGTTTTAAATCAGGAACTTGTATTAGAGAATCCGTTGGAGCTGCAACGTATTAGTCTTCATGTTCAAGATATAAATGATAATTCCCCACAATTTAATGAGCACATGATAGATATGGAAATAAGCGAATCGGCATCTAAAGGCGCTCGTTTCTTATTAGGGGAGGCCCATGACGCAGACATAGGACCCAACTCAGTCCAAACATACACGCTAGAAAGGAATGAGAATTTCGTTTTGATTGTTGACAGTAACAGTGTTGAGCTTGTTCTAGAGAAAGAGCTCGATCGAGAACAAAAGAACGATCTCAAATTATTACTCACGACGATGGATGGCGGCACTCCGCAGAGATCAGGTACTGTGGTCATACACGTCACTGTCCTGGATGCTAACGATAATGCCCCAGTGTTTAGCCAGGCCGTCTATAAAGTCAGTCTCCAGGAAAACTCTCCTTTAGATACTGTAGTGGTGACAGTGAGTGCTACAGATGCAGATGAGGGCGTGAACGGGGAGATGGCTTATGATTTCGATCACATTTCAGATGAGGATAAGACGGTATTTTCTATGGACCGTAAGACAGGAATAATTAAAGTGATCGGCGCTGTTGACTTTGAAGACGTTCCGTTGTTTGAGCTGCGCATTAAAGCGAAGGATGGTTTAGGCTTAGCCTCATATGCCAAAGTGATAATAGAAATTACTGACATAAATGACAACGCCCCAGTGATATATCTGAAATCTTTGACTAACCCCATACCTGAGAACGCGTCACCTGGCACAGAGGTGGGCATCATTAACGTACAGGATAGAGACTCTGAGAATAACCGACAAGTCCACTGCTCCATTCAGCAAAACGTTCCTTTTAAGCTGTTGCCATCCATCAAAAACTACTATTCTCTGGTGACCACGGGCGAACTGGACCGTGAACTAGTGTCTGATTACAACATTACAATCATTGCCACCGATGAGGGCTCTCCGCCTCTGTCCTCCTCTAAAAGTGTTCAGTTATCTGTAGCTGACGTGAACGACAACCCACCTGTGTTTGAGGAACAGTCCTATAGCGCCCACGTGACTGAAAATAACCAACCTGGTTCCTCTGTGTGTTCCGTTACTGCTCGAGACCCAGACTGGAGACAGAATGGCACAGTTATTTATTCCCTTTTACCTGGCGAGATGAACGGTGTCCCGGTGTCCTCATTGTTATCCGTTAACGGAGACACGGGGGTGATCCACGCTGTGAGGTCGTTTGATTATGAACAGTTCAGGAGCTTTAAAGTCCACGTTGTGGCCAGGGACAACGGTTCTCCTCCGCTCAGCAGCAACGTCACCGTCAGTGTGTTCATAACGGATGTGAATGACAACTCTCCTCAGATACTATATCCCGCTCCGGAGGGGAACTCTTTCATGACCGAGCTGGTCCCCAAAGCTGCACACGGGGGCTCTCTGGTTTCCAAGGTGATAGCGGTGGACGCGGACTCCGGCCAGAACGCCTGGCTGTCCTATCATATAGTCAAATCCACTGATCCGGGACTTTTCACTATTGGTCTCCACAGCGGAGAGATCAGGACACAGCGGGACATTTCTGAATCTGACAGCATGAAACAGAACCTTATTGTGTCAGTAAAAGATAACggacagccctctctctctgcgACCTGTGCCATGTATTTAGTGATTTCTGATAACTTGGCTGAAGTGCCAGAACTGAAAGATATATCTTATGATGAGAGCAATTCCAAACTCACCTCTTATCTGATCATCGCGCTGGTGTCCGTCTCCACCTTTTTCCTCACCTTCATTATTGTCATCCTGGCCGTGAGGTTTTGCCACCATAAAAAGCCTAGACTGTTGTTTGACGGAGCGGTCGCTATCCCAAGTGCTTATCTCCCGCCCAACTACGCAGAGGTGGATGGAGCTGGAACTCTCCGCAGCACTTACAATTATGACGCCTACCTGACGACGGGGTCACGCACTAGTGACTTCAAGTTCGTCAGTTCCTACAATGACCACACGCTGCCCGCGGACCAGACTCTGAGAAAAATTCCAACAGACTTTGCTGAAGAACTTGACGATTCTGAGGGATCAGCCGAG AACGCGTCACCTGGTACAGAGGTGGGCATCATTAACGTGCAGGATAGAGACTCTGAGAATAACCGACAAGTCCGCTGCTCCATTCAGCAAAACGTTCCTTTTAAGCTGGTGCCATCCATCAAAAACTACTATTCTCTGGTGACCACGGGCGAACTGGACCGTGAACTGGTGTCTGATTACAACATTACAATCATTGCCACCGACGAGGGCTCCCCGCCTCTATCCTCCCAACAGACTTTGCTGAAGAAATGGATGACTGATGGGTCTCCAAAGACCTCACTGTAA
- the LOC120047055 gene encoding protocadherin gamma-A11-like, with the protein MGHKGFSVAVLVCSVSFFLLTLHSAYGDVSYSFPEEMKRGSVIGNIAKDLGLEASRLSARKARIDTEGNRKRYCDINLTSGDLIVTERIDREELCGEKVSCLLSFELVLENPLELHRISLQIQDVNDNSPIFPKDTIKLDIRESADKGARYRVNAAHDADIGQNAVQSYVLQRNNHFVLSVQTTSAGSKYGELVLDKELDREKQQELQLLITAVDGGTPQRSGTVVIHVTVLDANDNAPVFSQAVYKASLPETSPLGTLVVTVSSTDADEGVNGEVMYEFSRMSDKARKMFTLDQKTGDITVIGELDYEEESKYEMFVEGKDGYGLSSDTKVIIDITDINDNAPVIYLKSLTNPIPENASPGTEVGIINVQDRDSENNRQVRCSIQQNVPFKLVPSIKNYYSLVTTGELDRELVSDYNITIIATDEGSPPLSSSKSVQLSVADVNDNPPVFEEQSYSAHVTENNKPGSSVCSVTARDPDWRQNGTVIYSLLPGELNGVPMSSFLSVNGDTGVIHAVRSFDYEQFMRFKVHVMARDNGSPPLSSNVTVSVFITDVNDNSPQILYPAPEGNSFMTELVPKAAHGGSLVSKVIAVDADSGQNAWLSYHIVKSTDPGLFTIGLHSGEIRTQRDISESDSMKQNLIVSVKDNGQPSLSATCAMYLVISDNLAEVPELKDISYDESNSKLTSYLIIALVSVSTFFLTFIIVILAVRFCHHKKPRLLFDGAVAIPSAYLPPNYAEVDGAGTLRGTYNYDAYLTTGSRTSDFKFVSSYNDHTLPADQTLRKIPTDFAEEHDDSDGSAEVGLSCK; encoded by the coding sequence ATGGGGCACAAAGGATTTTCGGTCGCAGTCCTGGTTTGCAgcgtttctttctttcttcttacACTGCACTCCGCCTATGGAGACGTGAGCTATTCTTTTCCCGAGGAGATGAAACGCGGATCTGTTATTGGAAATATAGCCAAGGATCTGGGGTTGGAGGCGAGCAGACTCTCCGCTCGTAAGGCCCGAATTGATACCGAAGGGAACCGCAAACGTTATTGTGACATTAATCTGACTAGTGGTGATTTGATTGTTACCGAAAGAATTGACAGAGAGGAGCTTTGCGGAGAAAAGGTGTCATGCCTTCTGAGCTTTGAGTTAGTCCTAGAGAATCCTCTTGAGTTGCATCGCATATCACTTCAAATACAAGATGTCAATGACAATTCACCCATATTTCCGAAGGATACAATTAAACTGGACATCAGAGAATCAGCTGACAAAGGAGCTCGCTATCGTGTGAACGCTGCTCATGACGCAGACATAGGACAGAATGCAGTTCAAAGTTACGTGCTACAAAGGAATAATCATTTTGTGTTGAGTGTTCAAACCACTTCTGCAGGTAGCAAATACGGCGAGTTAGTGCTTGACAAAGAATTAGACCGTGAGAAGCAGCAGGAATTACAATTATTGATCACAGCTGTGGACGGGGGCACTCCGCAGAGATCAGGTACTGTAGTCATACACGTCACTGTACTAGATGCAAACGACAATGCCCCAGTGTTTAGCCAAGCCGTCTATAAAGCCAGTCTGCCCGAAACATCTCCTTTAGGTACACTAGTTGTTACTGTGAGCAGTACTGATGCAGATGAAGGAGTGAACGGCGAAGTAATGTATGAATTCAGTCGAATGTCTGATAAGGCAAGGAAAATGTTTACATTGGACCAGAAAACGGGGGACATTACAGTGATAGGGGAGTTAGACTATGAAGAGGAATCAAAATATGAAATGTTTGTGGAAGGAAAAGATGGCTATGGCCTTTCTTCAGACACTAAAGTGATAATAGACATTACAGATATAAATGACAACGCCCCAGTGATATATCTGAAATCTTTGACTAACCCCATACCTGAGAACGCGTCACCTGGTACAGAGGTGGGCATCATTAACGTGCAGGATAGAGACTCTGAAAATAACCGACAGGTCCGCTGCTCCATTCAGCAAAACGTTCCTTTTAAGCTGGTGCCATCCATCAAAAACTACTATTCTCTGGTGACCACGGGCGAACTGGACCGCGAACTAGTGTCTGATTACAACATTACAATCATTGCCACCGACGAGGGCTCTCCGCCTCTGTCCTCCTCTAAAAGTGTTCAGTTATCTGTAGCTGACGTCAACGACAACCCACCTGTGTTTGAGGAACAGTCCTATAGCGCCCACGTGACTGAAAATAACAAACCAGGCTCCTCCGTGTGTTCCGTTACTGCTCGAGACCCAGACTGGAGACAGAACGGCACAGTGATTTACTCTCTCTTACCCGGTGAGTTGAACGGTGTCCCAATGTCCTCGTTTTTATCCGTTAATGGAGACACGGGGGTGATCCACGCTGTGAGGTCGTTTGATTATGAACAGTTCATGAGATTTAAAGTCCATGTGATGGCCAGAGACAATGGTTCTCCTCCGCTCAGCAGCAACGTCACAGTCAGTGTGTTCATAACGGATGTGAATGACAACTCTCCTCAGATACTGTACCCCGCCCCTGAGGGGAACTCTTTCATGACCGAGCTGGTCCCCAAAGCTGCACACGGGGGCTCTCTGGTTTCCAAGGTGATAGCGGTGGACGCGGACTCCGGCCAGAACGCCTGGCTGTCCTATCATATAGTCAAATCCACTGATCCGGGACTTTTCACTATTGGTCTCCACAGCGGAGAGATCAGGACACAGCGGGACATTTCTGAATCTGACAGCATGAAACAGAACCTTATTGTGTCAGTAAAAGATAACggacagccctctctctctgcgACCTGTGCCATGTATTTAGTGATTTCTGATAACTTGGCTGAAGTGCCAGAACTGAAAGATATATCTTATGATGAGAGCAATTCCAAACTCACCTCTTATCTGATCATCGCGCTGGTGTCCGTCTCCACCTTTTTCCTCACCTTCATTATTGTCATCCTGGCCGTGAGGTTTTGCCACCATAAAAAGCCTAGACTGTTGTTTGACGGAGCGGTCGCTATTCCCAGTGCTTATCTCCCGCCCAACTACGCAGAGGTGGATGGAGCTGGAACTCTCCGCGGCACTTACAATTATGACGCCTACCTGACGACCGGGTCACGCACTAGTGACTTCAAGTTCGTCAGTTCCTACAATGACCACACGCTGCCCGCGGACCAGACTCTGAGAAAAATTCCAACAGACTTTGCTGAAGAACATGACGATTCTGATGGATCAGCCGAGGTAGGCCTTTCCTGCAAATAG
- the LOC120047056 gene encoding protocadherin gamma-A11-like, whose product MGHKGISVTGLVCGFAFFLLTLHSAFGDVSYSFPEEMKRRSVIGNIAKDLGLEASRLSARKARIDTEGNYERYCDINQSTGDLIVAERIDREELCGDKVSCMLTFELVLEGPLELHRVSLLIEDVNDNSPIFPKDTIKLEISELAVKGARYRVNEAHDADMGQNAVQRYTLQSNEHFVLSVHDYTDGRKNVELVLDKELDREEKQDMSLLLTAVDGGTPQRSGTVVIHVTVLDANDNAPVFSQAVYKASLPENSPLGTVVVTVSATDADEGVNGEVTYEFSRISDKAIKVFSLGHNTGEIKVIGPIDFEGDPKYEMRIEGKDGYGLSSDSKVIIDITDVNDNAPVIYLKSLSNPIPENASPGTEVGIINVQDRDSENNRQVHCSIQQNVPFKLLPSIKNYYSLVTTGELDRELVSDYNITIIATDEGSPPLSSSKSVQLSVADVNDNPPVFEEQSYSAHVTENNKPDSSLCSVTARDPDWRQNGTVIYSILPGDVNGVPVSSFLSVNGDTGVIHAVRSFDYEQFRSFEVHVVARDNGSPPLSSNVTVSVFITDVNDNSPQILYPAPEGNSFMTELVLKAAHGGSLVSKVIAVDADSGQNAWLSYHIVKSTDPGLFTIGLHSGEIRTQRDISESDSMKQNLIVSVKDNGQPSLSATCAMYLVISDNLAEVPELKDISYDESNSKLTSYLIIALVSVSTFFLTFIVVILAVSFCRRRKPRLLFDGAVAIPSAYLPPNYADVDGAGTLRSTYNYDAYLTTGSRSSDFKFVRSYNDNTLATDQTLKKTPTDFAEAFDDSDGSPEVGK is encoded by the coding sequence ATGGGTCACAAAGGAATATCGGTGACAGGCCTGGTCTGCGGCTTTGCATTCTTTCTCCTAACACTGCACTCCGCCTTTGGAGACGTGAGCTATTCTTTTCCGGAGGAGATGAAACGCAGATCTGTTATTGGAAATATAGCCAAAGATCTCGGTTTGGAAGCCAGTAGACTGTCCGCTCGTAAGGCCCGAATTGATACGGAGGGGAACTATGAACGTTATTGTGATATTAATCAGAGTACCGGGGATTTGATTGTTGCGGAAAGGATTGACAGAGAGGAGCTATGTGGAGATAAGGTTTCATGTATGCTTACATTCGAGTTGGTTCTGGAAGGTCCGTTGGAATTGCATCGTGTATCACTACTGATTGAGGATGTCAATGATAATTCACCAATTTTCCCGAAGGACACAATCAAATTGGAAATTAGTGAGTTGGCAGTCAAAGGGGCTCGCTATCGTGTTAACGAGGCACATGACGCAGACATGGGACAGAACGCAGTGCAAAGGTATACATTACAAAGTAATGAACATTTTGTGCTGTCTGTTCACGATTACACAGATGGAAGAAAGAACGTAGAGTTGGTTTTAGATAAAGAACTAGATCGTGAAGAAAAACAGGACATGAGTTTACTGCTTACAGCAGTAGACGGTGGCACTCCGCAGAGATCAGGTACTGTAGTCATACACGTCACTGTACTGGATGCTAACGATAATGCCCCAGTGTTTAGCCAGGCCGTCTATAAAGCCAGTCTGCCTGAAAACTCTCCTTTAGGTACTGTAGTGGTTACAGTAAGTGCTACAGATGCAGATGAGGGAGTGAATGGGGAAGTGACGTATGAATTCAGTCGCATATCTGACAAAGCAATAAAGGTATTTTCTTTGGGCCACAATACTGGAGAAATTAAGGTGATAGGTCCGATAGATTTCGAAGGCGACCCAAAATATGAAATGCGCATAGAGGGTAAAGACGGCTATGGCCTTTCATCTGATTCAAAAGTAATTATTGATATCACGGATGTAAATGACAACGCACCTGTAATATATCTGAAATCTCTGAGTAACCCCATACCTGAGAACGCGTCACCTGGCACAGAGGTGGGCATCATTAACGTGCAGGATAGAGACTCTGAGAATAACCGTCAGGTCCACTGCTCCATTCAGCAAAACGTTCCTTTTAAGCTGTTGCCATCCATCAAAAACTACTATTCTCTGGTGACCACGGGCGAACTGGACCGTGAACTAGTGTCTGATTACAACATTACAATCATTGCCACCGACGAGGGCTCTCCGCCTCTGTCCTCCTCTAAAAGTGTTCAGTTATCTGTAGCTGACGTGAACGACAACCCACCTGTGTTTGAGGAACAGTCCTATAGCGCCCACGTGACTGAAAATAACAAACCAGACTCATCATTGTGTTCCGTTACTGCAAGAGATCCAGACTGGAGACAGAATGGTACAGTGATTTACTCTATCTTACCCGGTGATGTGAACGGTGTCCCGGTGTCCTCGTTCTTATCCGTTAACGGAGACACGGGGGTGATCCACGCTGTGAGGTCGTTTGATTATGAACAGTTCAGGAGCTTTGAAGTCCACGTTGTGGCCAGGGACAACGGTTCTCCTCCGCTCAGCAGCAACGTCACAGTCAGTGTGTTCATAACGGATGTGAATGACAACTCTCCTCAGATACTGTACCCCGCCCCTGAGGGGAACTCCTTCATGACCGAGCTGGTCCTCAAAGCTGCACACGGGGGCTCTCTGGTTTCCAAGGTGATAGCGGTGGACGCGGACTCCGGCCAGAACGCCTGGCTGTCCTATCATATAGTCAAATCCACGGATCCAGGACTTTTCACTATTGGTCTCCACAGCGGAGAGATCAGGACACAGCGGGACATTTCTGAATCTGACAGCATGAAACAGAACCTTATTGTGTCAGTAAAAGATAACggacagccctctctctctgcgACCTGTGCCATGTATTTAGTGATTTCTGATAACTTGGCTGAAGTGCCAGAACTGAAAGATATATCTTATGATGAGAGCAATTCCAAACTCACCTCTTATCTGATCATCGCGCTGGTGTCCGTCTCCACCTTTTTCCTCACCTTCATTGTTGTCATCCTGGCCGTGAGTTTTTGCCGCAGAAGAAAGCCTAGACTGTTGTTTGATGGAGCGGTCGCCATCCCAAGTGCTTATCTCCCTCCAAACTACGCAGATGTAGATGGCGCGGGAACTCTCCGCAGCACATACAATTATGACGCCTACCTGACGACGGGTTCGCGCTCCAGTGACTTCAAGTTCGTCAGATCCTACAATGACAACACGCTGGCCACCGACCAGACTCTGAAAAAAACTCCCACTGACTTTGCTGAAGCGTTTGATGACTCTGATGGGTCCCCAGAGGTAGGCAAATAA
- the LOC120047057 gene encoding protocadherin beta-15, with the protein MVLLLINRIINKGFTIEQLCVKRSSWLRFWGIVLLFGASFGDVRYSVPEEMERGSVIGNLALDLGLELVEIGARRARIVAEGTRQLCELDYGSGSLLVSQRIDREELCVQAAVCVLQYQLLLEDPLKVYGLVLDIQDMNDNSPAFATGKIDLDLVESTVLGRRFPLESAHDPDLGTNSVRDYKLSHNDHFALEINTQVNGIAYPELVLKKALDRETQAEYTLTISGVDGGNPARSGTASVHIQVLDANDNVPVFSQRTYKASLIENCAMGVLVATLNATDLDDGVYGEVTYYFSHVSDKTRGIVEIDPVSGEVRVAGQVDYEEASAHELDVQAKDGGGQASHCKLIIEVIDVNDNEPVIAVKSASAIVSEDSKPGTMVALLNVYDLDTGNSGRVKCAISNDIPFKLISEVKNYYMLVTDGILDREMKPHYNITVTAIDSGSPELFSRNVISITVGDVNDNPPTFTQSEYTAKVWENQHRGTLVIRVRAEDLDAGPNAKILYSLSEGMNPETLSSLSLNAETGELFTSRPFDYEQASHYQVGVTAQDGGDPPLSGTCTVRVFVGDHNDNTPVVLYPVQSSGFIAEDLVPLEAPKGYLVTKVLAVDADSSNNAWLSYHVVKASQPNLFTVGLHSGEIRTLRPFVEQDEPKQTLVITVRDNGPQPLSATATVNVVIGDDVPVLNELFENTDDDSQASYNLTLYLKIALATVSSLLLVLISAVVYFKTCRRGFVYRASSLPVFPAAYGPPRYVDVSRCGTVLKDDRYDSFLTTGSWKGDFRFGSSMDTDPLRKSSVVYQKGTLRRTSLKQLCGSVG; encoded by the exons ATGGTTTTACTACTAATAAATCGTATTATCAACAAGGGATTTACCATAGAGCAACTGTGCGTAAAACGGAGTAGCTGGCTGCGATTTTGGGGGATTGTGCTTCTCTTCGGCGCGTCGTTTGGAGATGTGCGCTACTCCGTACCAGAGGAGATGGAGCGCGGCTCGGTCATTGGGAACCTGGCTCTGGATCTGGGGCTGGAATTAGTTGAGATTGGTGCACGTCGAGCCCGCATCGTGGCGGAGGGCACTCGGCAGCTTTGTGAGCTTGACTATGGTTCGGGCTCTCTGTTGGTCAGCCAGAGGATAGATAGAGAGGAGTTGTGCGTGCAGGCAGCTGTCTGCGTCCTACAGTATCAGCTGCTGCTGGAGGATCCGCTCAAAGTGTACGGTCTTGTTTTGGACATTCAGGATATGAATGACAATAGCCCtgcttttgctactgggaaaatTGATCTGGACCTGGTCGAGTCGACGGTGCTGGGGAGACGCTTCCCTCTGGAGAGTGCGCATGACCCTGATTTGGGCACCAACTCGGTTCGTGATTATAAACTGAGTCACAATGATCATTTTGCCTTAGAAATTAACACTCAAGTGAATGGAATAGCATACCCAGAGCTGGTTCTGAAAAAAGCTTTGGACCGGGAGACCCAGGCAGAATACACTCTGACCATCAGTGGGGTTGACGGGGGTAATCCTGCCAGGTCAGGTACCGCGTCTGTTCACATCCAAGTTCTGGATGCCAATGACAACGTCCCCGTTTTCAGCCAGAGGACATACAAAGCCTCTCTGATCGAGAATTGTGCCATGGGCGTTTTGGTGGCGACGCTGAACGCCACTGATTTAGATGACGGTGTATATGGGGAGGTAACCTACTATTTCAGTCACGTGTCTGACAAAACTAGAGGCATCGTTGAAATTGACCCTGTGAGTGGGGAGGTGAGGGTGGCGGGTCAAGTGGACTATGAGGAGGCGAGTGCGCATGAACTTGACGTCCAGGCTAAAGATGGCGGGGGTCAGGCATCACACTGTAAACTCATCATTGAAGTGATTGATGTGAACGACAATGAACCAGTTATTGCAGTGAAATCAGCCTCGGCTATCGTTTCTGAGGATTCTAAACCCGGTACCATGGTTGCTCTGCTAAACGTGTATGACCTAGACACTGGAAACAGTGGTCGGGTCAAGTGTGCCATCTCAAACGACATACCTTTCAAGTTGATATCAGAGGTTAAGAATTACTATATGTTAGTGACTGATGGTATATTAGATAGAGAGATGAAGCCACACTATAACATCACGGTGACGGCTATTGACTCTGGTTCTCCCGAACTGTTCAGTAGAAACGTGATATCCATCACAGTGGGTGACGTGAATGACAACCCCCCTACATTTACGCAGAGCGAGTACACCGCCAAAGTTTGGGAAAACCAACACAGAGGCACGTTAGTGATAAGGGTGAGAGCCGAGGATCTAGACGCAGGACCCAATGCTAAAATACTGTACTCTTTATCAGAAGGCATGAACCCAGAAACATTATCTTCCCTCTCCCTTAACGCGGAGACCGGAGAGCTCTTCACCTCGCGCCCCTTTGATTATGAGCAGGCCAGTCACTATCAGGTAGGAGTGACAGCTCAAGACGGTGGTGACCCTCCTCTTTCCGGTACTTGCACTGTGAGGGTGTTCGTCGGTGACCATAATGACAACACACCAGTTGTTCTGTATCCTGTCCAATCATCTGGCTTCATCGCTGAGGACCTGGTGCCACTGGAGGCACCTAAAGGTTACCTGGTTACCAAAGTGCTTGCTGTAGATGCTGACTCTAGCAATAACGCGTGGCTCTCCTACCATGTGGTCAAAGCGTCGCAGCCCAACCTCTTCACTGTTGGCCTGCACAGCGGGGAAATCAGGACTCTGAGGCCATTTGTAGAGCAGGACGAGCCTAAACAAACTCTTGTGATCACGGTAAGGGACAACGGgcctcagcctctctcagccaCTGCCACAGTCAATGTAGTCATTGGCGATGACGTGCCTGTTTTAAACGAGCTTTTTGAGAACACGGACGATGACTCACAGGCGAGCTATAACTTGACGCTTTATTTGAAAATCGCCCTGGCGACCGTGTCTTCTCTCCTCCTTGTTCTGATCAGTGCGGTCGTGTACTTCAAGACGTGTAGACGCGGGTTTGTATACCGCGCATCTAGCCTCCCAGTCTTCCCTGCAGCCTACGGCCCCCCGAGATACGTTGACGTCAGCCGGTGTGGAACTGTCCTGAAAGATGACCGATATGACTCCTTTCTGACCACTGGCTCGTGGAAAGGTGACTTCCGTTTCGGGTCCTCCATGGACACTGACCCATTGAGGAAAAGCAGCGTGGTCTATCAAAAAGGCACACTCAGACGCACAAGTCTCAAG Caactgtgtggctcagttg